The sequence AATGGGATGTCAAGAACCCTAACAGGCTTTGTTAAGTTTCCCTCAGTGTACAATTACCCCACACTCCTTCTTAACTTACCATATCCCATGACTGTCCACTCCTCATCACACCCAGCACAAAAATACAcaagtctgggtggctcagtgggttgagcatctgacttgatctcagctcaggtcttgctctcaggttcgtgagtttaagccctgctTTGGACCTCACGCTGGGCGTGGAgactactaaaaaacaaaacaaaaaacccaaaaagcacaCAAGTctggttttttggggggtcttTTGAAGACCCCTATGCCATGTAAAACTTATCACATAAATTTATGTTTACCTCCTGTTATTCTATCAGTTTAATGTTTAGAGCCAGTCAGGGTAGAGGGTTTGGAAGAGGACTTCAGCTACCCCCGTAGACCTCCGTAAACCTCCATCCGTACTTCTGgattctttccagcttatctcttaactcaggcaaaggACCCTGGGGGCAAAGCATCCCTTGATAGGAACCCAGACTACCCCCTCAAGCGGTAACAACTGTCCTGATAGCGCCAAGACCCCACATGATTGACGCCAAGACAACAATCAACCTGACCTTCACTGCCCACCCTTACAGACCCACCGACCTTTGTCCCACATATTCCTCCTGTAAAGCTGGCAGTATTTTCGGCACTTCAGAGACAGTCTCTGTGACTTGAGTCCACGGTCTTCCCGGCGTTGGCCTCGCGGACACAAATCCGATGGTCTCCCACCGCTCCTCTCTGCCTTGGGGCTGAACCAGGCCTGTTTGGGGCCTTTGGAGCCAGATGCTCTTTTACCCCTTGAACCCATTACAGGTTGAGGGAAACATTCCTCCCCTAGGCTGAGCAGAAGGGTGAGGGGTTGTCTGGAAAGGAGTCTTGCGGAACAACCTGCCCTTAACTTGTGGTTTGGCCTGACCCCGGGTCATTAGCGTTGGGATTACAGTGCACCAAGCAGCGCTTCCCCCCTCACTGGGGAAACAGGGTCtgtacccctccccctccccctccatggcATGCTTTGCAAGCCCGGATACAAGGCTGAGTCTTTGTATACCCTACCAGGCCCTCAGGCTAACAGCAGTCCAGAGGCTTTGAGAGCCAAGGACAGCAGATTGGGAAAACATAAGGATGTGTTTTGCAGTGTCCTTGTCCTAATCAGTaccaccctgccctgccctgccctgtccctagggcggggggtgggggaggtgggggtgtgtgtgtgtgtgatggtttTGGTCTCAAGACTTGCCTCTGCGTTAGGTTTCTGGTGGGACCTGCCCTATGCTAGTTGAGGTTGTGGGGAGTGAAGCTGGTGCTCAGGAAGTGGGGTGGGACTAGCGAGAAAGCCCATCCTCAGAGGAGGCGTTCTAGAGGGAAACAGGGCAGACCTGGTGACCACCTGGGTTTGGGGACAGCTGTGTTTTACACATTCATTTTAGTGAGTTAATACACTTGGAGCTTTCCCATAAATACAGCTGATCCACCAAAAATAGGTCTGAATGGTGCAGGCCACTTATACTCGGATTTCTCTTTGATAAATAGAGCACAGAACCGTAAATgtattctcttccttatgattttcttaataacgtcttcttttctctggctgagtgagaatacagcatataatacacagaacatacaaaatatgtgttaatcaactgtttgtGTCATTGGTAACGCTTCCGGTCAACAGGAGGCCACtagcagttaagttttgggagagtcaaaagttacatgtggatttttgactgtacAAGGCGGGGgtcagtgccccccacccccccgccactgtTTAAGACTCTACAGAATCTGGGTTTCTTGactctctgaaaaaaagaaaaaaaaaaaaaaggagagaaaacctGTTCCCACAGAGCAGCACGGAGCTGGAGCTAACCACTGCCCTCTCCAGACCGTATGTGTTCCCCACCAGGGGCTGCCGACCGGCCGGACTTCACATCTGCTTTTCTCGCTTCTCTAACACCCTTTGCAGGCTCTAGTCACTACCGAAAGAAGGCTCCTGCGCTGCGGCTGGAGAGAATCCTGCCTTCTGACGGGTCTGCAGAATCTGGGACGAAACAAGTGGAGCAGAGAGGTTTTGCTATTAGATCCTGAACATCCATGAGGACAGTGGCTAACTGCTTCTGAATTTCTCCAGCAGTCAGATGACCGCCACACGCTCTTTCCAACCACCAGAGCCTTCCAGATAGATCAAGGGATTTATTGTTGGACGGAAACAGTTTCGGAGCACAGATTCTGTGCTCGAGTTTCTCCTTTTTCAATTATGGACCCAGTCTGCctggtcctgggctctcttcCCTCTGGGCAAGGagactgggaggcagggagacttCCCGCAGGCTTTTCCAGAGTGCGGCCAGTGTCTCAGTAAATAGGACTTAGTGTCCAGTAAAGGCCTAGAAGCAGCTGGGTTTCTTCCACTTCCCACACCTGGCTCTTCTGGAGTCTGTCCCAAGTGAGATCcatgaaacaaaaaaaggattCAGGGGCCAAACAGCCCAGCGGTCTTTATTGCACCCTCATGTCCGGCTTCGTCGTCCCCATTCTGATCCTGACTTGGCATCTGTAGATCCAGGCGTCGCAGGGAGCAGACGAAGAAGCGAGGAGGCTTGCAGACCAAGCTGAGTTCCTCCTTCCTGGACCCCAGGGCCGGCAGGATCAGCTGGCGCGCGTGCAGGTGAAGCGGGATGTGACGGGCCTTCGCCTGGTGCAGCCCCAGCTTCTTCAGGGTACCAAGAGACAGCTTCTGTACAAAGACAAGACAGCCTCTTGAGAGCCAGGCCAAGAGCTCGTCCTTGAGCAGCACACAGGGACAGACATTTTCCCCTTAAAGGAACCACCACTAACTCCCCTGGAAGGCACAGTGGTGTACAGCCTGCTTCAGGAACATTCCTGGAAGGGTTTGGAACCCAGGTGAGAGAAAAACCACCAGGCCAGCGAAGTTCTTATCAGCCAGTTCTCTGGCCTTCCTAGAGAATGGGCTCTGacaacaaaagataaacaagtgTCCCCCACCCATCTTCACCAAAAGCATGAAAGGCTGCTTGAAGCCTCCGGAAagtgccccccccaccaccaaccccACCTGTCCCCAGCCTCCAAACACAAtccaagacaaacaaatgaaGCGCAAGGGTTTTGCGAACAGATCCTGCAGCTCCGTGAGAACAGCAGCTGTTTCTCTCTAAGTGAGGTGACTAGTTTGGGTAACTAGTACAGTACAGGCAATACATCCTTGCGGTGACTCACGTCGGATTTTAACAAAGGGAAAGCGAAAGCTCCCCCACCTTAGCTGTTGCACAGACAAACCAGGGTCACCTGGGGGGCCAGCTTATTCCAGTCTGAGTACTTGTGATCACCAAGGATTGGGCAATCCAGTCCAAAAGACAGATGAACTCGAAGCTGATGTTTTACTCcttcacaacaacaacaagaaaagagagaaaacttgagCAGCTCCAGAAACCATACTGTGCATTACTGTGCTTCTAACCCTATTTAACTGAAGCACAGTAAGACTGGCAACGCCGCACCTACAGCAAAGTATAAAGAAGAACAGAACAAACTATAAGCTGGTAGGAAATAAAATTACACATGCTGTTAAGACACTAAGTTCCCCTCCCCCTCAGTTCCCTTTTCACTACAGATAACCATTATCATCAACTTGGTATCTCTCCCTgcttaacttttttgtttttgagacaaagagaaagagaaagcaagagcacatGTGTGcaagggaggggggcagagggagagtgaaagcgAGAATCTCAATCTTACCACCACTGAGcttgtgacctgagtggaaatcaagagtccaaggcttaaggggggggggggaagacccACTCAATGACccgttttgttttatttttagataacatTATTATAGAATGCTAAATAGTAGTGCTTTGTACATTTTTCACTGTAGCAAAATATTCATAACATAAAATGttatcttaactattttttgaaaagattttatttattttgagacagagcaagagcaagagagagagagcacaagcatccTCCCCACCTGAAACTCTGGCCCAATTAAACGACAACTCCCCATTCCTTCCCGCTTCCTACGGCCCCCagtaaccactattctacttgGTCTCTGAATCTAAGTGCTCTAGGTGTGTCATAATTGGAATCACGCAACATTCGTCCTGtgttggtttctttcacttggcatcaAGACCAACCACATTGTGGCccatgtcagaatttccttccttttcaagacATACTCATTCCGTCATCTGCCCGCACACTTTGTCTACGCATTCATTTGGCAGTGGCCATCGAGACTGGCTTCACCTcttggctattgggaataatgATGCCATGAACACTACTGTACACAGATCTTTCCAAAcccctgctttcaattctcttGCGTAGATACCCATgaggattgctggattatatggtaattctgtgtttaatttttttgagaaaccgctttgcagattttttaaataaatgtaagcaAACTATTTATATCTTTCTGCTACCTACTATTTTTAAACAGCCATCCCCGCTGGAGCTCCCAGCCTCGGATTAGCACCAGAGGCACACTCTCAAACACGTCAGCTGCAATCCCAGCCCTCTCATAGCACCAGCTGCTTGGAAGAAGGGCAGGACCCAGAGCGAGGCCCTGGGCGCGGCTCAGCAGCCCTGGGCTCTTGCCATCCCCCAGCAGAAAGGTGGTGCCTCACCGGTGATGGGCTGGAGCTCCACGAGGGCAGCGGACAGAGTGCTGCTGAGCACCTGGTACTGAGTCACAGCTGTGTGCGCCTTCCGGTTGCTCCGTGCTCTCACCATCTTCCCATCCTCCATGCGGAAGCCTGGGGACAGCGTCATCTGACACCAAAGAAAGCAAGACATGGTTGCAAAGGAAGAGCAGAAAAGCCAAGCCCCTGGGGACGACAGCTCACCCACCTTGTAGTGCTGCTGCTGACCCTGCACCTCCTTCTcgatgacagggatgtccacgaCTCCCGCCGGGGGCACGGGGACGCACACTGTGATGGTCCTGGGCGTAACACACAGACCCTGGCTTAAGTCATAAGGTGAGCGGGGAGCTCCTCAGATTTGGCTACTTAGAGGTGTAACACTGGACCTTCTGCTCTACTGTGGTCAGTTCTTAAGAATGGAGCATCCTAAGTCATAAAGCTGTCATAGCACTTAGCCTGAGAGCTTGATACTACTCTTATGACCGCATCTTTTTTTTACTACTAAAGTAATGTATGCTAATTATAAACTATTGGgggaaaaaccaaaaaattatattaataacataatcTTTCCTTCcaacctttaaaaatgaatatgtataggtttgtttgtttttttaatttatgtatttgagagagagagagcgagagagtgcgtgtgaggaggaggggcagtaggagaggggaagagaaacccAGGAAGGCTCTGCCCTGAGCCCGGGCTCcatttcaccaccctgagatcacaacctgagctgaaacccagagtggGACGTTTaatcaactgcaccacccaggtgccccccaaaatgagTATGTAtagtttaaaatgaaatgagggtaggggcgcctgggtggctcagtgggttaaagcctctgccttcggctcaggtcataatcccacagtcctaggatcgagtcccacatcgggctctctgctctttggggagactgcttcctcctctttctctgcctgcctctctgcctacttgtgatctctgtctgtccaataaat comes from Mustela erminea isolate mMusErm1 chromosome 9, mMusErm1.Pri, whole genome shotgun sequence and encodes:
- the RPUSD4 gene encoding mitochondrial RNA pseudouridine synthase RPUSD4 isoform X3; amino-acid sequence: MWRICGRTGRKEREEVPTSPVQRRVQELVRFTKQLQRVHPNVLAKALSRGIVHQDKDLVVINKPYGLPVHGGPGVRLCISDVLPILAKMLHGHKAEPLHLCHRLDKETTGVMVLAWEKEVAHQVQELFRTRQVAKKYWTITVCVPVPPAGVVDIPVIEKEVQGQQQHYKMTLSPGFRMEDGKMVRARSNRKAHTAVTQYQVLSSTLSAALVELQPITGVKHQLRVHLSFGLDCPILGDHKYSDWNKLAPQKLSLGTLKKLGLHQAKARHIPLHLHARQLILPALGSRKEELSLVCKPPRFFVCSLRRLDLQMPSQDQNGDDEAGHEGAIKTAGLFGP
- the RPUSD4 gene encoding mitochondrial RNA pseudouridine synthase RPUSD4 isoform X1, whose protein sequence is MAAPSSNAPRLWVWGSRQRLGSVFSLFSKPFCSAAAASGTMSAQRLAEKLRAQKQEQKTKQQPVPTSPVQRRVQELVRFTKQLQRVHPNVLAKALSRGIVHQDKDLVVINKPYGLPVHGGPGVRLCISDVLPILAKMLHGHKAEPLHLCHRLDKETTGVMVLAWEKEVAHQVQELFRTRQVAKKYWTITVCVPVPPAGVVDIPVIEKEVQGQQQHYKMTLSPGFRMEDGKMVRARSNRKAHTAVTQYQVLSSTLSAALVELQPITGVKHQLRVHLSFGLDCPILGDHKYSDWNKLAPQKLSLGTLKKLGLHQAKARHIPLHLHARQLILPALGSRKEELSLVCKPPRFFVCSLRRLDLQMPSQDQNGDDEAGHEGAIKTAGLFGP